In the Fusarium oxysporum f. sp. lycopersici 4287 chromosome 9, whole genome shotgun sequence genome, one interval contains:
- a CDS encoding acetyltransferase, translated as MSKLEQQLKARLLDREKRSQLRRLTTFPPDNVDFSSNAYLSLSSVPEIRRAYHSLLENHAAPPPLLGSGGSRLLDGNSTLAENLERDIAAFHNADAGLLFNSGFDANVGLVSCLPQPGDVVVYDELIHASAHDGMRLSRAGRRVSFKHNCVYGEGGLDDVLSGIGGEKSVFILVEGVYSMDGDVAPLKEIVESVKSRVPTNGYIIVDEAHSTGIFGHQGRGLVCELGLEKEIFARLHTFGKAMSSFGAIVLCSPTTREYLINYARTLIYTTAMPFSCLASIGISYQYLQSGRADERLKHLWSLISYTHKLLAEACSSSQSIRAEEAPKSPIIPVFTSQPRSLAQFCQERGFTVRPIVAPTVPKGSERVRICVHAGNTIAEVEGLVDTIKLWVQAHEGGSAKL; from the exons ATGTCGAAACTGGAGCAGCAGTTGAAAGCGCGATTATTGGATCGTGAGAAACGATCGCAATTACGACGATTGACGACGTTTCCACCTGACAATGTCGACTTTTCGTCAAATGCATACCTCTCTCTGTCATCGGTACCTGAGATTCGACGCGCCTATCACTCGCTTCTTGAGAATCATGCAGCGCCGCCTCCGTTGTTAGGCTCCGGTGGTTCACGACTATTGGACGGCAATTCAACCCTCGCGGAAAATCTTGAGAGAGACATTGCGGCATTTCATAACGCAGATGCTGGGCTGTTGTTTAATTCGGGGTTTGATGCGAATGTCGGTCTTGTGAGCTGTTTGCCGCAGCCGGGGGATGTTGTTGTCTACGATGAGCTTATTCATGCGAGTGCTCATGATGGGATGAGGTTGAGTCGGGCGGGACGGAGGGTGTCGTTTAAGCATAATTGTGTGTATGGGGAGGGTGGACTAGATGATGTTTTGAGTGGAATTGGGGGCGAGAAATCTGTGTTTATTCTTGTTGAAGGTGTTTACAGCATGGACGGCGATGTCGCTCCTCTCAAAGAGATTGTCGAAAGCGTCAAAAGTCGAGTCCCAACTAATGGCTACATCATCGTCGACGAGGCACATTCTACAGGCATTTTTGGACACCAAGGACGCGGTCTCGTATGCGAATTGGGTTTGGAAAAGGAAATATTTGCACGACTGCATACCTTTGGCAAAGCAATGAGTTCTTTTGGAG CTATTGTCTTGTGCTCACCCACGACGCGAGAGTATCTCATAAATTACGCACGAACTCTCATCTACACGACTGCAATGCCATTCTCCTGTCTTGCGAGTATTGGCATCTCTTATCAGTATCTGCAGAGTGGAAGGGCTGATGAGAGGTTGAAGCATCTTTGGAGTCTGATCAGCTACACGCACAAGCTACTAGCGGAAGCATGCTCTTCCAGCCAATCAATTCGCGCGGAGGAAGCACCGAAATCACCGATTATACCGGTTTTTACATCACAGCCACGCAGTCTAGCTCAGTTTTGTCAGGAACGGGGGTTCACGGTTCGTCCGATTGTGGCGCCGACAGTACCCAAGGGCAGTGAAAGGGTTAGGATATGTGTACATGCAGGGAACACGATTGCGGAAGTGGAAGGATTGGTCGACACGATCAAGCTTTGGGTGCAGGCTCATGAAGGGGGGTCTGCGAAACTTTAG